In one Streptomyces sp. NBC_01241 genomic region, the following are encoded:
- a CDS encoding sugar ABC transporter substrate-binding protein, with protein MPRTARTASVGIAVAAALTFGVTACGSSDGGSVAADKKQTLTVWAMGAEGEKLADVAKEYTKANPNVTVKVTPVGWDVAHQKLVSAAAAGTLPDVAQMGGSYLGEFAELGVLDPVDTKTFNEKDFFQSGWQQGEVDGKAYGVPWYVDTRVLYYRTDLAEKAGVTKAPTDWKEMQDLATAYQKKAGTKWGLSIQPSGLDTVQNFYSFLYSAGGEIVNDKGEVVIDSPEAVKALKEYGSYFDKGLSNKSVQPGYDVVKDFGNGRVPMFFGGPWHVTLLNEGQPQIKGKWAVANVPADKASVSMAGGSSLVISKDSKHKAAATEFITYLTDTKGQADWYKRTKDLPANTAAWTSGDLADDANLQVFKKQMDTAKANPSPSNWTEITDKVDQAIAKVTQGKASAEDALKTAQSEIEGLVK; from the coding sequence ATGCCCCGCACCGCCAGAACCGCCTCGGTCGGTATCGCAGTAGCAGCCGCGCTCACTTTCGGTGTCACCGCGTGCGGCAGTTCCGACGGCGGCAGCGTCGCCGCGGACAAGAAGCAGACGCTCACCGTGTGGGCCATGGGCGCCGAGGGCGAGAAGCTCGCGGATGTGGCCAAGGAGTACACCAAGGCCAACCCGAACGTGACCGTGAAGGTGACCCCGGTCGGCTGGGACGTCGCCCACCAGAAGCTGGTCTCCGCGGCCGCCGCCGGCACCCTGCCGGACGTGGCGCAGATGGGCGGCAGCTACCTGGGCGAGTTCGCCGAGCTCGGCGTTCTGGATCCGGTCGACACCAAGACGTTCAACGAGAAGGACTTCTTCCAGTCCGGCTGGCAGCAGGGCGAGGTGGACGGGAAGGCGTACGGCGTGCCGTGGTACGTCGACACCCGCGTCCTCTACTACCGCACCGACCTGGCCGAGAAGGCCGGCGTCACCAAGGCTCCGACCGACTGGAAGGAGATGCAGGACCTCGCCACGGCCTACCAGAAGAAGGCCGGAACCAAGTGGGGCCTGTCCATCCAGCCGAGCGGCCTGGACACGGTGCAGAACTTCTACTCCTTCCTGTACTCGGCCGGCGGCGAGATCGTCAACGACAAGGGCGAGGTCGTCATCGACAGCCCCGAGGCCGTCAAGGCGCTCAAGGAGTACGGCTCGTACTTCGACAAGGGGCTCTCCAACAAGTCCGTGCAGCCCGGCTACGACGTGGTGAAGGACTTCGGCAACGGCCGCGTCCCGATGTTCTTCGGCGGCCCCTGGCACGTCACCCTGCTGAACGAGGGCCAGCCGCAGATCAAGGGCAAGTGGGCGGTGGCCAATGTGCCCGCCGACAAGGCCTCCGTCTCCATGGCGGGCGGTTCCTCCCTGGTCATCTCCAAGGACAGCAAGCACAAGGCCGCCGCCACCGAGTTCATCACGTACCTGACGGACACCAAGGGCCAGGCCGACTGGTACAAGCGCACCAAGGACCTGCCGGCCAACACCGCCGCCTGGACCTCCGGTGACCTCGCCGACGACGCGAACCTCCAGGTCTTCAAGAAGCAGATGGACACGGCCAAGGCCAACCCGTCGCCGTCCAACTGGACCGAGATCACCGACAAGGTCGACCAGGCCATCGCCAAGGTCACCCAGGGCAAGGCGTCCGCCGAGGACGCGCTCAAGACGGCCCAGTCCGAAATCGAAGGCCTCGTGAAGTAG
- a CDS encoding acetylxylan esterase — MTSFAHDFPFDPAYGRTLDDLLRIPAPAAPDDFDAFWRARYEKAREVATEPELGALEEVRDGVRIHGVTFTSVGGIRLGGWVALPAEGAAEYGFVIGHGYGGRQEPGPDVPLPLPGAAAILPCVRGMGARGLHPGIPDVANAHVLHGIQSRGTYVIGDCVADLWCAASALHELVPELAPGVGAPPLGYLGESFGGGLGALALPWDDRFGAAQLTVPTFGNHPLRLTLPCAGSGEAVRGHHREHPEVTEVLRYFDAATAATRLELPTLVAAALFDPSVPPPGQFAVHNALAGERELQVLSAGHFAYEGLAAQTAELRTARRRFFGARPGR, encoded by the coding sequence ATGACTTCGTTCGCGCACGACTTCCCCTTCGACCCGGCCTACGGGCGCACGCTCGACGACCTGCTGCGCATCCCCGCGCCCGCCGCCCCGGACGACTTCGACGCCTTCTGGCGGGCCAGGTACGAAAAGGCCCGCGAGGTCGCCACGGAGCCGGAGCTCGGCGCGCTGGAGGAGGTGCGCGACGGCGTACGGATCCACGGGGTGACCTTCACCTCGGTGGGTGGTATCCGGCTCGGGGGCTGGGTGGCGCTGCCCGCCGAGGGGGCCGCGGAGTACGGCTTCGTCATCGGACACGGCTACGGCGGACGGCAGGAGCCGGGCCCCGATGTGCCGCTGCCGTTGCCCGGGGCGGCGGCGATCCTGCCGTGCGTACGGGGCATGGGGGCGCGGGGCCTGCACCCCGGCATCCCGGACGTGGCCAACGCGCACGTGCTCCACGGCATCCAGTCGCGCGGCACCTACGTCATCGGCGATTGCGTGGCGGACCTGTGGTGTGCGGCGTCGGCGCTGCACGAACTGGTACCGGAACTGGCTCCGGGGGTGGGCGCCCCACCGCTCGGGTACCTCGGGGAGAGCTTCGGCGGCGGGCTCGGCGCGCTGGCCCTGCCCTGGGACGACCGGTTCGGCGCCGCGCAGCTGACGGTGCCGACCTTCGGCAACCATCCGCTGCGGCTCACCCTGCCGTGCGCCGGGAGCGGGGAGGCGGTGCGGGGTCACCACAGGGAGCACCCGGAGGTCACGGAGGTGCTGCGGTACTTCGACGCCGCCACGGCCGCGACGCGACTGGAGCTGCCGACGCTGGTGGCCGCGGCGCTCTTCGACCCCTCGGTGCCGCCGCCGGGGCAGTTTGCCGTGCACAACGCGCTGGCGGGTGAGCGCGAGCTCCAGGTGCTGAGCGCGGGGCACTTCGCGTACGAGGGGCTGGCGGCGCAGACGGCGGAGCTGCGGACGGCCCGACGGCGGTTCTTCGGAGCGCGGCCGGGGCGGTGA
- a CDS encoding LacI family DNA-binding transcriptional regulator codes for MSAPTVYDVAERSGVSIATVSRVYRTPDSVRAQTRERVLEAARELGYVPSGSARGLASRTTGVLGLCFPDYSDPDTENEAAATDEDDDHAFMLYSDQIIRGMERAARQHGYALLIAASLKGGPESLVANVAGRVDGFAVLAGTVPTADLEVISRRLPVVMLAGPRGIDHLDHIVVANADGQRALTRHLIEDHGLRRLAFVGGEANSPDAEARFAGFQEACRDAGLPVPDAPAMRATMMTQAEGLRVTDALLDRDGERPQAMLFANDQMAVGALRALERRGVRVPEDIAVTGFDGIPLSRLVRPPLTTVRQPIRQLGAQAVELLVQRLGNSGREPVSLMLPVSVIRRASCGCG; via the coding sequence GTGAGTGCCCCAACGGTGTATGACGTCGCCGAGCGGTCGGGCGTCTCCATTGCCACGGTCTCGCGGGTCTACCGCACCCCCGATTCGGTGCGCGCCCAGACCCGCGAGCGGGTCCTGGAGGCGGCCCGCGAACTGGGCTACGTACCGAGCGGCAGCGCCCGCGGACTCGCCAGCCGCACCACCGGTGTGCTCGGCCTCTGCTTCCCCGACTACTCGGACCCGGACACCGAGAACGAGGCGGCCGCGACCGACGAGGACGACGACCACGCCTTCATGCTCTACTCCGACCAGATCATCCGGGGCATGGAGCGAGCGGCCCGGCAGCACGGCTACGCCCTGCTGATCGCCGCGTCGCTCAAGGGCGGTCCGGAGAGTCTCGTCGCGAACGTGGCAGGCCGGGTGGACGGATTCGCGGTCCTGGCCGGCACCGTCCCGACCGCCGACCTCGAAGTGATCTCGCGACGGCTGCCGGTGGTCATGCTGGCGGGCCCGCGCGGCATCGACCATCTCGACCACATCGTCGTCGCCAATGCCGACGGGCAGCGCGCGCTCACCCGGCACCTGATCGAGGACCACGGGCTGCGCCGTCTCGCCTTCGTCGGCGGGGAGGCGAACTCCCCGGACGCCGAGGCCCGGTTCGCGGGCTTCCAGGAGGCGTGCCGCGACGCGGGGCTTCCGGTGCCGGACGCCCCGGCCATGCGGGCCACGATGATGACCCAGGCCGAAGGCCTCCGGGTCACGGACGCACTGCTCGACCGGGACGGGGAACGGCCGCAGGCGATGCTGTTCGCCAATGACCAGATGGCCGTGGGCGCGCTGCGCGCACTGGAGCGGCGCGGGGTCCGGGTCCCCGAGGACATCGCCGTGACCGGGTTCGACGGGATTCCGCTGAGCCGGCTCGTACGCCCGCCGCTGACGACCGTGCGGCAGCCCATACGACAGCTCGGCGCGCAGGCCGTCGAGCTGCTGGTGCAGCGACTGGGCAACAGCGGGCGCGAGCCGGTGTCGCTCATGCTTCCGGTCTCGGTGATTCGCCGCGCGAGCTGCGGCTGCGGCTGA
- a CDS encoding ABC transporter family substrate-binding protein encodes MSHVGVPRGTARKRRSLALLTTGVLTLPVLAGCTSDDSGTTAAAAPQDIAVAARNLVAAGGTATWAIDAVPTTLNAFQADADGATTRITGALLPTLFPLDAQGRPQLDADYLKSAKVVEREPRQVVLYRLNQRAVWSDGRAIEAADFVAQWRALNGKDTAYWTARNAGYDRIEKIERGADEQEVRVTFAKPYADWRSLFSPLYPKEVTGTPGAFNDGARTTLKATAGPFRLRGVDPKAGEVTLERNPRWWGRPAKLDTLVFRAVKLQDRTQALTEGKIDVADIDAAAAQRIVQAGRDKGGNGQPLAQGPDSGTGPAAALRSWAEAHGSDETAAAAAQAAREKNRAAAQAYAAEQGKLRAFVVRKSLGPAYTQLALNGESGPLADDRVRRAVARALNRQELVDTVLKPLGLPAAPLGSHVALAGQPAYKDNSGALGGHDTDEARALLADAGWTREGAVKKPDGTKAGSEAGKKGAKDKDAAGKDDKAATPGKQGKPDADKPVTGTGTGTDKPVTGTGTGTGTGTDTDNGSKPDDNKPGGNGPDDNKPGDRNGSRNAPQVLAPASAAAVHSAALLRQAGRLAGTGTAEEAAAKVAGQDKQPDGATGAYAPVGTAAPAQAPDARRGPLGKDGKTLTLRFVLPSGPGSEPLRAVGDRISAMLDSIGIGTSITKVADDSYFKDHIASGDYDLALYSWPATAYPATDDRPIFAKPVPATDGSLTVEQNYTRVGTDHIDQLFDQAAAELDEGAARDLMKQADARIWAAAGSIPLYQRPQLVATNRKLANVGAFGFGSPHYQDIGFKKPQSAGAPAGKKK; translated from the coding sequence ATGTCCCACGTCGGCGTCCCGCGGGGGACGGCACGAAAGCGCCGCTCGCTCGCGCTCCTCACGACGGGCGTGCTGACGCTCCCCGTGCTGGCCGGCTGCACCTCCGACGACAGCGGCACCACCGCCGCCGCGGCACCCCAGGACATCGCGGTCGCGGCCCGGAACCTGGTCGCGGCGGGCGGTACGGCCACCTGGGCGATCGATGCCGTGCCCACCACTCTCAACGCCTTCCAGGCCGACGCCGACGGCGCCACCACCCGCATCACCGGCGCCCTGCTGCCGACGCTCTTCCCGCTGGACGCCCAGGGCAGGCCGCAGCTCGACGCCGACTATCTGAAGTCCGCGAAGGTGGTCGAGCGCGAGCCCAGGCAGGTGGTGCTCTACCGGCTCAACCAGCGGGCGGTGTGGAGCGACGGCCGGGCGATCGAGGCGGCGGACTTCGTCGCCCAGTGGCGGGCGCTGAACGGCAAGGACACGGCGTACTGGACCGCCCGCAACGCCGGCTACGACCGGATCGAGAAGATCGAGCGCGGTGCCGACGAGCAGGAGGTGCGGGTCACCTTCGCCAAGCCGTACGCGGACTGGCGCTCGCTCTTCTCGCCGCTCTACCCGAAGGAGGTGACCGGCACCCCGGGCGCCTTCAACGACGGGGCGCGGACCACGCTCAAGGCCACCGCGGGACCGTTCAGGCTGCGCGGCGTGGACCCGAAGGCCGGCGAGGTCACCCTGGAGCGCAATCCACGCTGGTGGGGGAGACCGGCCAAGCTCGACACGCTGGTCTTCCGGGCCGTCAAGCTGCAGGACCGCACCCAGGCGCTGACCGAGGGGAAGATCGACGTCGCGGACATCGACGCCGCGGCGGCGCAGCGCATCGTGCAGGCGGGCCGGGACAAGGGCGGGAACGGGCAGCCGCTCGCCCAGGGCCCCGACTCCGGGACCGGCCCGGCCGCCGCCCTGCGCTCCTGGGCCGAGGCGCACGGCTCGGACGAGACGGCGGCGGCGGCCGCGCAGGCGGCCAGGGAGAAGAACCGGGCAGCCGCCCAGGCGTACGCGGCCGAGCAGGGCAAGCTCCGCGCGTTCGTGGTCCGCAAGTCGCTGGGGCCCGCCTACACCCAGCTCGCGCTGAACGGCGAGTCCGGGCCGCTCGCCGACGACCGGGTACGCCGGGCGGTCGCCCGGGCCCTGAACCGCCAGGAGCTGGTCGACACCGTACTCAAACCCCTCGGCCTGCCCGCCGCACCGCTCGGCAGCCACGTGGCCCTGGCCGGTCAGCCCGCATACAAGGACAACAGCGGCGCACTCGGCGGGCACGACACCGACGAGGCGCGGGCGCTGCTGGCCGACGCCGGCTGGACGCGGGAGGGCGCGGTCAAGAAGCCGGACGGAACCAAGGCGGGCAGCGAAGCCGGGAAGAAGGGCGCGAAGGACAAGGACGCCGCCGGGAAGGACGACAAGGCGGCCACACCCGGGAAGCAGGGCAAGCCCGACGCCGACAAGCCGGTCACCGGCACTGGCACCGGCACCGACAAGCCGGTCACCGGCACCGGCACTGGCACCGGCACCGGCACCGACACCGACAACGGGAGCAAGCCCGACGACAACAAGCCCGGTGGCAACGGGCCCGACGACAACAAGCCCGGTGACCGCAACGGATCACGCAACGCCCCCCAGGTCCTCGCCCCCGCCTCCGCAGCCGCGGTCCACAGCGCCGCCCTGCTGCGCCAGGCCGGCCGCCTGGCCGGGACCGGCACCGCCGAGGAAGCCGCCGCCAAGGTCGCCGGCCAGGACAAGCAGCCGGACGGCGCCACCGGTGCGTACGCCCCCGTGGGCACCGCGGCCCCCGCCCAGGCCCCCGACGCGCGCCGCGGTCCGCTCGGCAAGGACGGCAAGACGCTGACCCTGCGCTTCGTCCTGCCGTCCGGTCCCGGCTCCGAGCCGCTGCGCGCCGTCGGGGACAGGATCTCGGCGATGCTCGATTCGATCGGCATCGGCACGTCGATCACCAAGGTCGCCGACGACAGCTACTTCAAGGACCACATCGCCTCCGGCGACTACGACCTGGCCCTGTACTCCTGGCCCGCCACCGCCTACCCGGCGACCGACGACCGCCCGATCTTCGCCAAGCCCGTGCCCGCCACCGACGGCTCGCTGACGGTCGAGCAGAACTACACCCGCGTCGGTACGGACCACATCGACCAGCTCTTCGACCAGGCGGCCGCGGAGCTCGACGAGGGGGCCGCCCGGGATCTGATGAAGCAGGCGGACGCCCGGATCTGGGCCGCCGCCGGATCGATTCCGCTTTACCAGCGCCCGCAGCTTGTGGCGACGAACAGAAAGCTGGCGAACGTCGGCGCCTTCGGCTTCGGGTCTCCCCACTACCAGGACATCGGCTTCAAGAAGCCGCAGTCCGCCGGAGCCCCGGCAGGCAAGAAGAAGTAG
- the typA gene encoding translational GTPase TypA — protein sequence MPTRHDIRNVAIVAHVDHGKTTLVDAMLRQAGVFAAHAAENLDERMMDSNDLEREKGITILAKNTAVKYHPKDGGDPITINIIDTPGHADFGGEVERGLSMVDAVVLLVDASEGPLPQTRFVLRKALSAKMPVILCINKTDRPDSRIAEVVDETYDLFLDLDADEDQIEFPIVYACARDGVASLTKPEDGTVPPDSDSLEPFFSTILSHVPAPEYDDEAPLQAHVTNLDADNFLGRIALCRVEQGELRKGQTVAWIKRDGTMSNVRITELMMTEALTRKPAEKAGPGDICAIAGIPDIMIGETLADPENPIALPLITVDEPAISMTIGTNTSPLVGKGGKGHKVTARQVKDRLDRELIGNVSLRVLDTERPDAWEVQGRGELALAILVEQMRREGFELTVGKPEVVTKQVDGKTHEPIERMTIDSPEEHLGAITQLMATRKGRMETMTNHGSGWVRMEWIVPSRGLIGFRTEFLTQTRGTGIAHSIFEGHEPWFGELRTRHNGSLVADRAGSVTPFAMVNLQERGVIFTEAGTEVYEGMIVGENSRADDMDVNITKEKKLTNMRAASADTTENVVPARRLSLEQSLEFCREDECIEVTPETVRIRKVVLDQKERGRAASRAKR from the coding sequence ATGCCCACGCGCCACGACATCCGTAACGTAGCCATCGTCGCCCACGTCGACCACGGCAAGACCACGCTGGTCGACGCCATGCTGAGGCAGGCCGGCGTCTTCGCCGCGCACGCCGCCGAGAACCTCGACGAACGCATGATGGACTCGAACGACCTGGAGCGTGAGAAGGGCATCACGATCCTCGCCAAGAACACGGCGGTGAAGTATCACCCCAAGGACGGCGGGGACCCGATCACGATCAACATCATCGACACCCCCGGCCACGCCGACTTCGGCGGCGAGGTCGAGCGCGGTCTGTCGATGGTGGACGCGGTCGTGCTGCTCGTCGACGCCTCCGAGGGCCCGCTCCCGCAGACCCGCTTCGTGTTGCGCAAGGCGCTCTCCGCGAAGATGCCGGTGATCCTCTGCATCAACAAGACGGACCGCCCCGACTCCCGGATCGCCGAGGTCGTCGACGAGACGTACGACCTGTTCCTGGACCTGGACGCGGACGAGGACCAGATCGAGTTCCCGATCGTCTACGCCTGCGCCCGTGACGGCGTCGCCTCGCTGACCAAGCCCGAGGACGGCACCGTCCCGCCGGACAGCGACAGCCTGGAGCCGTTCTTCTCCACGATCCTGTCGCACGTCCCGGCCCCGGAGTACGACGACGAGGCCCCGCTGCAGGCCCACGTCACCAACCTGGACGCGGACAACTTCCTCGGCCGTATCGCGCTCTGCCGCGTCGAGCAGGGCGAGCTGCGCAAGGGCCAGACCGTAGCCTGGATCAAGCGCGACGGCACGATGTCCAACGTCCGCATCACCGAGCTCATGATGACCGAGGCGCTCACCCGCAAGCCGGCCGAGAAGGCGGGCCCGGGCGACATCTGCGCCATCGCCGGTATCCCGGACATCATGATCGGCGAGACCCTGGCCGACCCCGAGAACCCGATCGCGCTGCCGCTGATCACGGTCGACGAGCCGGCCATCTCGATGACCATCGGTACGAACACCTCGCCGCTCGTCGGCAAGGGCGGCAAGGGCCACAAGGTCACCGCCCGTCAGGTGAAGGACCGCCTCGACCGCGAGCTGATCGGTAACGTCTCGCTCCGCGTCCTGGACACCGAGCGCCCCGACGCCTGGGAGGTCCAGGGCCGCGGTGAGCTCGCGCTGGCCATCCTCGTCGAGCAGATGCGCCGTGAGGGCTTCGAGCTCACGGTCGGCAAGCCCGAGGTCGTCACCAAGCAGGTCGACGGCAAGACGCACGAGCCGATCGAGCGCATGACGATCGACTCCCCCGAGGAGCACCTCGGCGCGATCACGCAGCTGATGGCGACCCGCAAGGGCCGTATGGAGACCATGACGAACCACGGTTCGGGCTGGGTCCGCATGGAGTGGATCGTCCCGTCCCGCGGCCTCATCGGCTTCCGTACGGAGTTCCTGACGCAGACCCGCGGCACGGGCATCGCGCACTCCATCTTCGAGGGCCACGAGCCGTGGTTCGGCGAGCTGCGCACCCGTCACAACGGCTCGCTGGTCGCCGACCGCGCGGGCTCCGTGACGCCGTTCGCGATGGTCAACCTCCAGGAGCGCGGTGTCATCTTCACCGAGGCCGGCACCGAGGTCTACGAAGGCATGATCGTCGGCGAGAACTCCCGCGCCGACGACATGGACGTGAACATCACCAAGGAGAAGAAGCTCACCAACATGCGTGCGGCTTCCGCGGACACCACGGAGAACGTGGTGCCGGCCCGCAGGCTCTCCCTGGAGCAGTCCCTGGAGTTCTGCCGCGAGGACGAGTGCATCGAGGTGACCCCGGAGACGGTCCGTATCCGCAAGGTCGTCCTGGACCAGAAGGAGCGCGGCCGCGCCGCGTCGCGCGCCAAGCGCTGA
- a CDS encoding peptide ABC transporter substrate-binding protein encodes MRGAKSAKWVAGAAIIALAATACGGNDDNADKGKDGGSGKAGGTFRLGITEPVAIDPYNAQESEGILVTDNLFSGLYEPTADGQVVPVLAESKQVSDDGKTWTFKIKAGTKFSNGEVVDAESFIRGWNRVAQKKAASDVAYHMAGIAGFADVQSGKADKMSGLSAPDENTLEVKLSEPDFEFDTKTTHTVFSPVPKVAGDAKNAAYNTAPIGNGPFKMEGKWEHNKKITLVRNDDYGLTKTKLDKVEISILNSQNGTTLEYQGFQSGQFDWARMPTPQLAPAKAKYEPLGEWIAEDTNGMNYLLPITDNGPLKSAKAREAVSYAIDRDAIIKGVFQNMMTKSATILPPVFKDVYTKDLCTSCVKQDKVKAKTLAKEAGLKPGTTIDIGYNTGAGHEEWVQAVAQQLEDVLGVKVKATGKPFAELLADQQKPKATGAYRFAWGADYPTPDNFLFPLLSTASINKDASGKVTGDNRGRYSNKKFDELLAKARGSKDAAARNEIYKEAEKVAMDDVALIPLWNRTQLRLVNTKKFADVKMDFHENPNLAELSLK; translated from the coding sequence ATGCGTGGTGCCAAGAGCGCCAAGTGGGTCGCGGGGGCGGCAATCATTGCGCTGGCCGCGACGGCCTGTGGTGGTAACGACGACAACGCCGACAAGGGGAAGGACGGCGGCTCCGGCAAGGCCGGCGGTACGTTCCGTCTGGGCATCACCGAGCCGGTGGCGATCGACCCGTACAACGCCCAGGAGTCCGAGGGCATCCTGGTCACGGACAACCTCTTCTCGGGTCTGTACGAGCCCACGGCCGACGGTCAGGTCGTCCCGGTGCTCGCCGAGTCGAAGCAGGTCAGCGACGACGGCAAGACCTGGACCTTCAAGATCAAGGCCGGCACCAAGTTCAGCAACGGCGAAGTGGTGGACGCCGAGTCCTTCATCCGCGGCTGGAACCGTGTCGCGCAGAAGAAGGCCGCTTCCGACGTCGCCTACCACATGGCCGGCATCGCGGGCTTCGCGGACGTGCAGAGCGGCAAGGCGGACAAGATGTCCGGCCTGAGCGCTCCGGACGAGAACACGCTTGAGGTCAAGCTCTCCGAGCCGGACTTCGAGTTCGACACCAAGACGACCCACACCGTGTTCAGCCCGGTGCCGAAGGTCGCCGGTGACGCCAAGAACGCGGCCTACAACACGGCTCCCATCGGTAACGGCCCCTTCAAGATGGAGGGCAAGTGGGAGCACAACAAGAAGATCACGCTCGTCCGTAACGACGACTACGGTCTGACGAAGACGAAGCTCGACAAGGTCGAGATCTCGATCCTCAACTCCCAGAACGGCACCACCCTGGAGTACCAGGGCTTCCAGTCGGGTCAGTTCGACTGGGCGCGTATGCCCACCCCGCAGCTCGCTCCGGCCAAGGCCAAGTACGAGCCGCTGGGTGAGTGGATCGCCGAGGACACGAACGGCATGAACTACCTCCTGCCGATCACCGACAACGGTCCGCTGAAGTCGGCGAAGGCCCGCGAGGCAGTGTCGTACGCGATCGACCGGGACGCCATCATCAAGGGCGTCTTCCAGAACATGATGACGAAGTCGGCGACGATCCTGCCGCCGGTCTTCAAGGACGTCTACACCAAGGACCTCTGCACCTCCTGCGTCAAGCAGGACAAGGTGAAGGCCAAGACCCTGGCGAAGGAGGCCGGTCTCAAGCCCGGTACCACCATCGACATCGGCTACAACACCGGTGCGGGCCACGAGGAGTGGGTCCAGGCTGTCGCCCAGCAGCTGGAGGACGTCCTCGGTGTCAAGGTGAAGGCGACGGGCAAGCCCTTCGCCGAGCTCCTCGCCGACCAGCAGAAGCCGAAGGCCACGGGCGCCTACCGCTTCGCGTGGGGCGCGGACTACCCGACGCCGGACAACTTCCTGTTCCCGCTGCTGTCCACCGCGTCCATCAACAAGGACGCGTCGGGCAAGGTCACCGGTGACAACCGTGGCCGTTACAGCAACAAGAAGTTCGACGAGCTGCTCGCCAAGGCCCGCGGCAGCAAGGACGCCGCTGCGCGCAACGAGATCTACAAGGAGGCCGAGAAGGTCGCCATGGACGACGTGGCGCTCATCCCGCTCTGGAACCGTACGCAGCTGCGTCTCGTCAACACCAAGAAGTTCGCGGACGTCAAGATGGACTTCCATGAGAACCCGAACCTCGCCGAGCTCAGCCTGAAGTAG
- a CDS encoding ABC transporter permease — protein sequence MGRYVVRRLGQLVVVVLGATLVLFACLFVFPGDPVGQIAGSDKARDPAVIEQLHKQYGLDKPLVVQYGTYVGKLATGDLGQDYTQGRPVTEILAPKLANTAKLAVVAIVFDVFIGIAAGVIAAMRRYSVWDMTVTFTTTLAIGVPSIVLGMIMQWVFVIQLGWFPLISDGTVRSLILPAFTLAIIDAALVAQIARSTMLEVMGADYVKTAVAKGLPRVTVLFRHIMRNSVIPVVTYVGISFGTLLGGAMITETIFNWDGIGLALVNAIQQNNNPIIVGVVTISVAVFVVLNLIVDLLYAALDPRIRLA from the coding sequence ATGGGAAGGTATGTGGTCCGTCGGCTCGGCCAGTTGGTCGTGGTCGTCCTGGGCGCGACCCTGGTGTTGTTCGCCTGTCTGTTCGTGTTTCCGGGCGATCCGGTCGGACAGATCGCGGGCAGCGACAAGGCACGTGACCCGGCTGTCATCGAGCAGCTCCACAAGCAGTACGGCCTGGACAAGCCGTTGGTCGTTCAGTACGGCACCTACGTCGGCAAACTCGCCACCGGTGACCTGGGTCAGGACTACACCCAGGGACGTCCGGTCACCGAGATCCTGGCGCCGAAGCTGGCCAACACCGCGAAGCTGGCCGTCGTCGCGATCGTCTTCGACGTGTTCATCGGTATCGCGGCCGGTGTGATCGCCGCGATGCGCAGATATTCCGTCTGGGACATGACGGTCACCTTCACCACCACCCTGGCTATCGGCGTACCCTCCATCGTGCTCGGCATGATCATGCAGTGGGTCTTCGTGATCCAGCTGGGATGGTTCCCGCTCATCTCCGACGGCACCGTCAGATCACTGATCCTGCCCGCGTTCACGCTGGCGATCATCGACGCCGCTCTGGTGGCGCAGATCGCCCGGAGCACCATGCTCGAAGTGATGGGTGCCGACTACGTCAAGACCGCGGTGGCCAAGGGGCTTCCCCGCGTCACGGTCCTTTTCCGGCACATCATGCGCAACTCCGTGATCCCGGTGGTCACCTACGTGGGTATCTCGTTCGGAACGCTGCTCGGCGGCGCGATGATCACCGAGACGATCTTCAACTGGGACGGCATCGGGCTGGCGCTGGTCAACGCGATCCAGCAGAACAACAACCCCATCATCGTGGGGGTCGTGACGATCAGTGTGGCGGTCTTCGTCGTACTGAACCTGATCGTCGATCTGCTCTACGCCGCCCTTGACCCGCGTATCCGCCTCGCCTGA